The segment CGTCACTCTCCCACGTCACAGCATGAGAAACGCCGCCCAACGGCCTCCATCCAGCGGCTATCATCTCCGTAATGCGCCGGTCAAACTGTTCCGACGGCTCTTTGAACCGCCAGTCACCGTGGTATGTAATCACTCGATATTCGATGCTCATAGATCCTCCGTTCGGTGGG is part of the Longimicrobium sp. genome and harbors:
- a CDS encoding DUF1737 domain-containing protein, with the translated sequence MSIEYRVITYHGDWRFKEPSEQFDRRITEMIAAGWRPLGGVSHAVTWESDGNESITFAQALIRDTGDGT